The segment ATTAGAACCACAAAGGAAGAAGAAAATGGCTGTGTCTTAAACAAAATACAAGAGTACTAGAAAGTCTGTCCAATTAGGGGGCCAGTGATTGTGTAgttatgcttttttttaatactatttagTAAGCAGTGTGCGGTTTGGGGTGCAGCCAGCGGTTAGTTTGAAACAGTCGCGGTAGCGGTACACCAACAACAAATCCTCCCTGGAGTCAGTTGGTAGGGAAACAGCAGCAACAAACAGGTAATAACGGACAGAAAATTCATTTGATAAAGAGTTTGCCCTCGTAATATGCAGTATATATGCCAGTAAATAGGtttgtaaataattatttgatGTTAGACATTAGTTAGTCATTAAATGTTAGACAGGTAGTTTGACAAGCTTGTAGTACCGTTAGCTTGCTAAAGTGAAGTAAGGCTGATTAATATATCAATTTTAATCGGTAAATCAATATTATCATAGTCAATAATGATACCACAAAAGCTGCATTCTGTGAAATGAAAGTGAGGAATTTGATGTGACTAGTTTGAGCTGTTGGAAGgctctgtactgtataatgtataGCTGCTGAACAGTGAAGTGAAACaagtatttaatataatataacagttacagtacaaagtgttttaaagtcagtgtatatacacgtatatacttatacatatataatgaatgtgtgttcgtgtatgtatgtgcatagatatatatatatatatatatattttttttttttaacttactgGCCTGGCCTTGCGTCTATACTGGTGTCTGGTTGGGATGGCCGacaccctgcaatggattggcaccatgtccagggtattcttgccttgcATCCAGTGTGTCCCAGTAGAACTAGACTGGAAATTATGATTCTTAATGGTTCTGTAAGCTACAGATTTTGTATTGCTACAGTAGCCTTGGCCAAAATTGTGACTTTCTCTGAAACAACTGGATTGTTCTTTGCCCTCTTCATCATCTATGTGGAATATTTTCTCTCCTCGTCTTTTTAGGTGTTACATGAACAATGCTGAGCTCGGCTCAGAAGCGACAGCAAGATTCTCAGGACTTTAAACGCTGCTACGAGTCTGCATGTGCAGTCCAGGGTTTGGCTCCAGTGGCTGCGGTAAAATCAGGACTTAATCAAGGCGAGCTGGGCTTCAACCCAGATGGCATCAGTTTACCAGACTGGGCACCTATACTTTCAGCCTTAGCCGTTAACAAACAGTTACACCATGTTGGCATTAGAAGCTGCTATCTTGCCAGTCTTGGATCTCAAGGTTAGTAATTCTAGTCGGTACCCACGTTGATGAATGCTGCTCTTAAACAATTTATTCTGATGTCACTGCAATAAGATTAAGGGTTATTTTCTGTTTGTAGGGTATATTGACTATTAAGGTCATGCACTCTTTTGGGAAAGCATGGGTTATGTTACCATTATTTTGGCACCTTTGAAACTATTTAGATCTTTTTACTGCATAGATAGAGTCAGTTTTTGCATGTCCCACTTTATTATTGGAGCCTGTGTCCCATTTAAGGGTTAAAATTGCATTGTAAAATTGCATTGTAAAATTGCATTGTAGAATTGCTCATGATAAATGTGTTTCTTTTAGATCCTTATAAGTCATCGCGCAAGAAAAAGACTCCTGTTATCCATTCCAAGAATATGACCTTTCAGCTCTGTAAAGCTGTGCAGAAGTGCCTGTGTGCCTCAAGCAGGCTGAAGTCGCTTCATCTGAATGAGCTGCCGTTAAGAGAAAGAGACCTGGACACGCTGACCATGGTAGAACGagaaaaacaggaaaaaattttaaaagaaaatgacaCATCTGTATTGAATCTTTAGCACTTCTTTCTCTGCAGGGTTTGGCCAAGAGTGTTTCATTGGAGCATCTTTCTTTGGCACACTGTCCTATCGGAGATGACGGATTGGAAAGTAAGTCATGAGTTGTGGTATTTTTTAGACAAGTGTATCATTTGATTCAAtgataatgtttatttttttatatctttatgcATTCAGCTGTCTGTCAAAGCGTCAAGTATTCCACATCAATCAGATCTGTGGACTTTACTGCATGTAATTTAACATGGCGAGGTGCAGAACATATGGCAAACATTATAAAGGTAAGTGGACTTGTTTGCCTAAACAATACACTAAATCTAAAATATGTGGGAAGTTGCTTGCTTTACTTGCTTGCTTTAAACCACAGGAACCAGTATAGAGTTAGTTCCCCCATTTGCTGCTCCACCAGCCTCCACtgctctgggaaggctttccactagATTTTAGGGCATAAGTTCAGTAATCTGCTTTATGAAGCATTTTCCAGTTTCACTTGGAGACACTGGGCCCAAGACAGGAATGCCCTGGACAGGCCATCAATCTATTGCAGGTCTTCAACCCCTCATCCACCACAGCCCACAGAAACATAGCAATTGATGTCTGTGTAGCTTGtagatttgaacctggatctcagcggcGGTGGGCTGGTGTAATGGACCacagcaccacctgagcaccgtTATTCCTACTGTATTAAATTTTGCTGCCAACAGTCAATTATCTGGCTTTAACCAAAAACAGATTGACCTGCCAGGCTGCCAAAGGACGTGTAGAATATCAATGCTCCAGATTCCAATGGTGGTTTCATTCCATTTGTTGCTAGGTTTTGTGCATGGTTATCTTTGAGGTTTGTGTGCTGCCGCTTGACCTTAAAAATCCAGTCCATGAAGCTCAGTGTGATGTGGCTTCCAAATGAAGCTTGTAGCTTAGTTGTGTGTCTTTCAACCTAGTAGAGACAAATTTGAAGTGGTACGCACTGCAGGCGACTATATGGCCTGCTTCTTTAGGGTTAAACTGTTGGGTTCACATGAAAATAATGGCTCACTTGATGCTTGTTTAGTGCacatgggtgtggctgaacaAGCAGAATCCATTTGATTGTCCACATGCGTTTTTCTTTGCCAAAAATTGTTTATTCTATTAGCTTAACAACTTTACTGCAAACCTACAGAAACAACCAACATTTTTTACAGCAAAGGGTGGAGTAACAATCCGGTACACGCTCAAAATCATTTATTCAAATATGGCTGACTTGTTTTGAGCAGCTTCAAGCTGTGAAGCGACACAGCACGGCATGGGCGGAGACTTTGCGCTACAGGAAGGCGGAGTTTGAGACGATGGGTGGACTGCGCAGGATCACGCTCAATGACAACATCTTAATCGCAGATAGAGGAGTGATGTCACTCGCACAGGAGCTCACAGAGGACCTGTGGGTCAAAGGTCAGAGAACACTCACTGAGGCACCTGTCAGATAAACTACTGTAGATCATTCTTACATAACCCCTGTGTGAACatgtacattcattgattattttagaaGTCACACCTACcgtacagatgaactttgtgggtatacaattactgactgactgtaacccatctgtTTCTCCTAATGGTGGCACCTTCTCAGCTTTACAATGACACTAACGTGAAGATGACATAATAGTGTGTGcagctctggtatgagtgtattaggtgtagcagtgttgctgggatttttaaatactgtttaaacttactggcctctttattaggaacacagacTCTGTTTGCACTTGTTGTAAGTGGATAGTTAGAGACtagaactgtatttattttattattatttaaaaaaaaattatttttatctaGTCTTTTGTCAATGGccactagatagatagatagatagattctttattaatcccgaaggaaattaaggcctcagtagctaGTTACATagatcaaaagtaatagtacactctaataagataaataaatgtccGGATGGACGTGCAAAGCGGTTTGTTGGCAGTTGGCTTTCtgtttttggttggagcactatTGTCCTCCCAGCGTTGACATTCAAATGTtgaaaaatcccaacaacactatgGCACCTGTTATACTTGTACAATGTACAACGTACCATCACATCATTACCAGTATcagttagtgtcattgcagtgctgagaatggtccaccacttaAAAATCATCTGGTCATCTGTACAGTAGGTGTAGTATATAAAATGATCAATGAATGTGTGTTCTTAGTGAGTGTATGTACATGCATGTGGTTAAACTCATTCCAGAAGTGTGTTTTGTTCTGGTGTAGCCGTGGACCTGCAGCGCTGTGGCATCTCTAATGAAGGAGCTCAAGTGCTGGAGAAGATGCTTCAATGCAACACGACTCTGTGTGTACTGGACATAAGAAGGAACCCACTAGTGGGTCTGTGAAATGCACAATCACAGAAAAGCAAAACTAAATCCCTTTGATCTAAAATGCTTAATTGGCTTtgtataatgttttataatgttttataatgttttataatgttttttagGCACTAACATAGTGAAGGCGGTGATTAAGAAGGTCTTGATGAACACTAAAAGCCAGGACTCACAGGTAAGATTAATGTTTATCTGCTCATTGATTTTGGATGAGGGGTGATGGTACTATGGTACTCTGTACAttagaaaaatacatttatgtatACAGATTTGTTACGAGTTTTGATTAAACAGTTCAACTAGTACTAGTGTGCACAACCCCAGATCTGATGAACATGCATCCCCCCCCCTCTTTCCCAACTGTGCTTATGTTTACTTGGAACATCAGGATTCAAGCTTCCCACGAATTGAATTGGCTGTATCTAAGGGTGGGAAGGTCAGAAAGCAGGGTGGTGCCATAGACAGAGCAATTGTCAtaaggaactggaaatgactaaataaaaaggaaaaggGAAATAAAAAACGAATTCAGAAACCAGTgccaatgtgtttgtgtgtgggtagCAGTATCTTTGGTTGAAGCCTCCAGCTAAAGATACACACGAGCACTCAGGATTCATGACGAGAAGGAACGCAGGAAGAGCTTCATTCAGAATCGGTAAAGAAGCCAGATTTAAGTTTATGTATGAATTATCCAAATGCCAAATGAAAAAAATACCCTATTGGATGTATGTGTTAAAGGATCCCGAAAGGCATCTTCAGCAGTGTGTGGGTGGAGGCCTCCTCGGGCTGGCAGTGCTGGACATATTCCATGGCGCACTGCAGCACGGGCCAAACTTCAGAGGTATGAGCCACTGAGATACATCATAGATTTTTAGAATGCAATTTCTTTagcagggtttaataaatgGGCTTTAATCGTGTGTGCAGTTTGTGCTTGACGTGATGCAATCGAAGATTTAGGTTCTCTAAGGTTTCTTTAAAGATTGTTATGCAGTAAATTGGTGTATTCATGTATAAAtcttgtgtctctctgtgttgtTCAGGGGTCTTCCGCCGGCTGCCAAAACAGTTGATCATAGTTTCCAGGTGTTTAATAGttaattgttttcatttttattactatacatacagtatatgtatgtaacTATACAAAACAATTTCTGATTTAGAATGCCTCCTCTATCCGAGTCACTCTGGAGTCGGAGAGCGAGTCAGAGGAAAATGAGAACGCTTCTCAAAGTCAGTGTGCAGAGTCAGTGAGTCCTCGAGAGAACATTGCTAGTGTTCAGTTCAGACGCCTGCAGGAAGATTACAAGCGTCTACAGGTACCACTCTGCCAATAGGACAGGATTTGCAATAATCATCCCAAAGTTTCCTTCCAGGATAAGTTGAAGGTTGGGTGCCCAGATGTTTATCTAACTTATGGTTTCTTCATAGCATCATAAAACTAACGTTAAGaaaatgattcattcattcatttattgtaacAAGCTGTTTTATATTGATCAGGTTCATGATCAGCGTCAGTCCAAAATCGTCCAGAACAACTGGGTGCAAAGTAGGAATAGTTCTGGTCTCAGAGCATCATACACTCTTATGTATGTAACTCAATTACACCAAGGGGTAGTTTAGAGCTGCcattccaccttctgcatgtttgttGAAAATAACAGTACTCTAAGGTTTCCTGCATGggaaaacataccaaactcctcatAGAAACAAGGTAGTGATTAAGAGTATGTCCCAGGACCTGGTGCTGTGGTACCATGCTACTGTATGTACATCAACTATTTATTCGAAAGATTTTTTTTCTGGACCCCCCTCCCCCTTTCTTCATttctcaatctagtcatttcccaTTCCCTATTGTGAATTCACAATCCTCAACCTGTTCAAGGAGAGCAGTTTCCCCACACACCCCCTACCACACGTGTggctgcttcttatcacctgccagggTTGGGTTTTTACACACAGCTATACTGCGTACATGTCGGAAAGCAAGACTAGGCTCCATCATGTGACCCCAACCCAATTTACCCCCCCACCAGGATCATAAAGGTTATATCCTTTTGATTCGACTGGTAAAACTACAGTGCTCCGAACCAAAAACTGTCAGCTGTGCTGTGATTTTCCTGCTAATTGTTATTCACAATTCTTACTGTCAAGTTCCATTACTACTAAGGATGCAAGGAATGAAAATGTCCAAACTACAAGATCATCACAGTCAGCAAGGAGAGTGATCCCAAAATCCAGTCTGCAAATGCACATCAAACAGTACAAAGCAACCATGAAAAATAAGTTGTAATAATGCTAGTggattaataattcattttcgATCACAACCGAAGTCTAGTTTCTTTGATTAATTGAACTGTAGCATGCACATTGGACCCCAATGTAATAAGCCATCACATTGCCCCCGCTTAATAGGCGCTCAGCTTTGTATATGTCCCCACAGCTTGAAACCCCTGTGAAGCATAAGAGTTTGTCATTTCTTCTATAGGAGGAGCTGAAGGAATGCAGGCTCAGACTAACCGAGGAGAGAAATGCAAGGCTGAAAGCCAGTTCTCGTCTGCTAGAGGTGCAGCactttctaataatttgatttgctctTATATTACCATTTGTCTGTGGTATTAAAATCAATAATTCTCTTGAATGTTTGTCTGTTTGGCTTCTCCTTTTAGCTGGAGCTCGAAAATGATCGTCTGCGTAACATAAATCAGTCTCTGTCTGAAGCCCCTGTTAGTCGCTCTGTGCTGGAGGATGACCAAGTTCTGGACAGCATCGAGTCCTCCTTTCACAAATTCCACGCTTTCCTCGATCTGCTCAAAGATGCTGGGTTAGCATGTGTTTCTTCCTGTAGAAAAATAACTGAATGTTGTATTATCAAGTCACATTTGCAAACATTTACAGACATGTACGGGTGACAAGTGAAGACAACGGTGTGAGTTTCTTTAGATTTAACAAGATATCATAGACACAAGACACTACTGACACAGGCATATAATATTGACCATATTCTTCACAagtgcatgtgtgatgtacaccaagagaacggtaTGGGCCTAAATGCTTTACCGCCACAGTGAGCGGGTTCTGTGGCTGCCTTATGCCAGGGGTCATTTTGCCGGCATTATTTGATTCATTTGACCCTTTAGAGGAAATTAGTACAAACATATTCTGAATGATCTCCTTAACAATATAATGAACATTTCTATCCTTAAGAGAGTGATCTCTTTTTATCGTAATAATGCTTACCTACAGATTTTGGCATCATAAAACTCAGTTTAATTGAATCTTTTGGAGgaattgtgttttatttggtGCAGTTCTAGATAATTGTAGAACATGTCAAGGTGCAGTAAAGCTGTCTTGGCGGTTTATGGTTtgttatctgtctgtatgtttgtAAAATCCTTTCTCCTGAACCTTGGTGCAAGAGTcatgctgttttattttgataATTAATTCTACTTGTGGTGGTTTTCAGGTTGGGTCAGATGGCGTCCATGGCTGGCATTGAGCAGGAAGACTTTGGGGTTTTGGGTCGTCCTCAGCTTTCCTCTACGCAGCAAATGGGGCAGGGACACCAGAAGGATGAGCACATGATGGGCGATACTGCTGTACAGTATAGCGTGTTTCCACAGCATAAAGGTTTTTAGGAGCAAGTGCAATTTAAACTTGTTTCTAGCAGGAACCAGGGCTTTTTCATCTTAAAATGggctttttttttcaattaaaaGGCTTTTTGGGGACAGATTCTTAGTAAAGCCATAATAAACTGGCTAATGAATTTTTTCAGCCCTGTTACATCTCACCTGAATATCACAAAATCactctaaaacatttaaatattcatCACCTGctattttgtgtgtttattatgaACAATATAACAAATACTATTAGAATAAGAACAAGCAAGTCTTACAGAATGATCGACCCTTAAACATTAAGAGCTGCATTTGGCCAATAAACAGTTAACAAACAGACAGTCTAGTACTTTaatccttttattatttaatgtttgtgttactgCAAATCATTCAATATGGATTTCTCTTTTCCTAAATTTACCTTGGGATTATTGaagtgtctgtttctctctcactTTTTCTATATAAACAATTTTCCATCAATCAGAGGCAAAACAGACAATACTAAATGTTTTTCAGTGCTTTTGTCCCTCACTGGAATCAAAGGCTACCTTAGCATTTTCAGTGCGGTCGTACCTTAGTCGTGTGCTGAAATGACGAAAGCACTGGTTTGCGTCAATTTTGTTATTTTACATAATGCAGGACATTGTCTGTGTAGTCTGGCAAGAATGCAAAACAGGAACAGTAGTGCTCACTCAGGATAAATCTAGATTTCTGAAGGTCATACAAGCACATTGGGAGCATGTGTGCTCATCCTAAAGAAATCTGAGACTGCATCACTTAAAAATATACACGCCCTTGTGCTGCtaacaaaaacaaattcatGTAGTGTCGATATATAATGTTTAATTAGATACGAGAATACTGAGAAAAGATTCTGAGAGTGACTCCTCAATATAGAATCTCTCCACATCCTCCAGGCTTCTAGATCTCCTCTTGTGGCCGTTCCTCTTTAGCTTGACCTGTAGCTTTTTGGTGGTTTATGACAGAAGACTGGGAtggaactacactatatggacaaaagtattgggacaccccttctaatttttgagtttatgtgtttcagccgcatagattgctaacaggtgtaataaatcaattatataaaggaaacagTATATGGAAGGCctttccctgttccagcatgactgtgcctggCTTTCTTGACATCGGTACCCAGCCATATGAATTctcatttgactgaatgggcacaaaatcCCACACATACTCCAGTCATGTGACAAACCTTCTCAGAAAATTGGCTGCTGTTGTAGCTGAAAAGAtgacatagaggtcactctatttgaatacagtttgtttttgaaatgggatgtccaactagcttatggtcaggtgtcccaataattttgtcctTAGTGTATTTGTGCATGGATGTAAACTATTTGTCACTGTTCTGCTGGAAGATACAGTACAAGCAAGACCCAGTTTTAGTTTCTTGGCAGATGCagacagatttttattttaaatcttctAGCCACTTTATGGAGTTCATAATGCCATGTATTCTTGATTCCAGGATCTTTTGAGCACTGTACTTAATAGTGggaattatgttattttttgtttaactatctttcttttttcacCAACTGCCCTATTTGTTGTAGTGTATAAGACCATTTACTTAATTTTTTCCCCTGTATCTCCCAACTGTAAATCTGTGACTAATCACAGCATTTTGCTGTATGAACACTCAAGCAAATTAAGCAGATTATAATTATTAGTCTAGTATAATAATTGCTTGTGTCCTTTTACACTTGCTTCACAGATCACTGAAAACCTTCAAAGAGCGTCAAGACTTCAGTCCAGCAGATCCAACTCTGCAGCTTCTGCCGACTTCAAGAACTCTCATCAGCTTCAGTTCCCCTCTAGTGTTCTCCACTCTCCAGCCAACCACTCCAATCATTCTCCTGCTCCTCTGGACCAGCCCATGTCTCCTGAGCTACAGCGAAACGTCTATCCaaaccacacagacagagaTCCAGGTTCGGATAAAGACCGGAACAGCCAAGCATCGAAATCAGGGAGTTCAGGCAGCAGTGTCCGTGTTAGCATTCATAGTCAGCTGTCCTATTCTTACAAAGACGACTTTGAGGAAGGAAGGATCTCTCCTTCTGTGAGCTCTAGGTCATCCAGCCTCTCTCAGTTTGGATGTGTTAGGCTCAGTGGCTCAGACGGGCAAAGGAGCGCTGCTGGGTTGGGTGGGTTTTAGAGGCGCCTTACAATCTATGATCTGTGATTTGCTCAGAATGCTCAGTGCCAACACTCAAACAAAACCTTGTGGTCATTACTGTACCAGTTCTCACCAGTCATTTGAATTTTTAGATaggatacactatatggccaaaagtatttggacacctggctGTTTgtacatcccattttaaaaacaaattgtattcaaATAGAGTGAGCTCTAAATGAGaccatttgtatggctgagcactaatgttggtcaagaaagccttaattgatTTTCCAGTTTATTTCTAATGAGATATACAAATTAAAGCTCTGCACTCTGGTGTCCCTAGTGGACAGCATGCTTCTTTATCACTTTATCACCACATTTGCAAAAAACTTCTAACTCCTAAGACTGAATTGTGGTTAAATTGTTCCCCTGCCTTATATAGACACAAATACATCATTGGATAATTTCtcactctctttttctttctctgtcatTTTCCAATTTGTTTTGTGAGCATTTGTGATAAACTGATGTTACTCATATTTTACATGTAAGCACATGACAcccaacttaaaaaaaaaaaaagcattgtgaATATGTAGATTGTAAGTGTACCAAAATGGTCCAAAATAGCTTTAGTACAGAGTGTACAAAAAACAGCATGTCAGAACAGTGCTGGTGGCATTGCTACCATAGTCTTTTATACTCTTTAgagatttttattttcattttgaaTCAGTGAACAAATGATTGAACAAATGAGTTAATCTAGACATTATTGAtagtttgttctttctttttatgattttttaatgtcatgtttctaTGGATGCTTGTTAATTATTTAGTAAGAATCTTTTGCAGTTCTTGTGCTGTTATGACagggttttgtttacatatttagCACTTTTTACTGTTAAGATTTGTACTGTTTAGGTTACTGTGAAAATGTTTGAACTGCAAAATTCTTGTATTAGAATAAATGCATATTGAAATCATGTTCCCTAATTTGGTTTGAAACGCATGACATTTCTTGAACCATTTACTATCATTTAACACATAATgccaaattaattaaatattttggcTCTCTGACCTGGATGACTTACATTGCTGCAGATTTTAATCTTTTAACTTGATGTTAACTTGCCAACTTGCTAATCAGCTGTTTTCAGTGGTTTTACAAGAATACATAACTCATCTCTTTATATGACATACAAAGCCCATTTTAATGTAAATCTTGTAAGTAATGGACTTTAAAGAGtgtcatgttccagcagcttctaattcatggtaGACATGATTTCTGAAGATATTTGGATCTAAACTTTAAATTTTCTCTCAGCTTGGTAGAGACTTCAGTTTCTTTATCGTGGATGAAGCCAAACAAACCCTATTTAAATAGGTACAGAGAATTGGCTAGGTGTAGCCAAGCCAACTGCAAATTAGGAGAACATACCACAgagttaaattacatttttagaaCTTTATACACCACCGAATTTACTTTACTATTGCTAATGAGTCGACTCTTTGAGTCGGCTCTTTTCGAAGAGGGCCGATTTGCCTTAAAAGGCTTTGTTTTTCCAAAGAGTTGGttacagtttttttattaaacaatgaCTTTAGAGTAATAAACTGGTAATAATATCGATTACTTTGGCTGTCTGAAAATGGCACCGCTTTTGGACGAAGAGCCATCTGTCGGTTTTTATTGTTGAACTGGACCAAATTAAAACGAATCATTAGAAGCAACGGTTGTATTGTTCTGTCACCAGTGTGGCCGAATTTTAAGTGACTTAATTCCTGATTGGCTGTCTGCTGAGTCGCTTTTATCATGTTGTCCAATCAGAAAGCGTAATGTTGCTACGACGACGTTCATTGAAGCTGCAGAGGCAGGTTGCTCATCTATGAGCCGGTATGTATCATacgtttttattaaaatataaaaataaaaacacagttgcTTAAATTGCATGGTATTTTATTGgtcatgtgttaaaaatgtaacatttaatatcagttatataaaggacagGACGAGTTTCGTCGGGAAAGCATTTGTAAACAAGCGTAGCTAACTGGCTAATGTGAATAATAAAACGCtctggctgcgtcccaaatcgcaCAATGCTATGCTAATCATATAATAGTGGACCAGTATGAATGTCCTGAATGAACATACTATTTAGGACAGTAATGTGCTTTTTGAAACACAGCTTTGCTGGTAGTTACTGACTAGCTGTATTGTTGTGGACAAGACAGTCACTGTCTATTCTGTCCATAGATGGAAGGCCACCACATCAGGACCACGACTGACAATATATTGAAGCTTAACCAAAACGTGTGTCAGTTCTTCTCTAGCGTTTAATAAATTTTAACACAGGATCCTCTTAGCTGGCTATTTTTGCATGATGGAGTCACTACTGTCAATTTAAAgctcccaacaacactgctgtacctaatGCATAAAGAGCAGTCTCTCACTATCATGCATGCATGTTCAACAGTCTTCATGTTATCTCT is part of the Trichomycterus rosablanca isolate fTriRos1 chromosome 7, fTriRos1.hap1, whole genome shotgun sequence genome and harbors:
- the cep78 gene encoding centrosomal protein of 78 kDa isoform X1 yields the protein MLSSAQKRQQDSQDFKRCYESACAVQGLAPVAAVKSGLNQGELGFNPDGISLPDWAPILSALAVNKQLHHVGIRSCYLASLGSQDPYKSSRKKKTPVIHSKNMTFQLCKAVQKCLCASSRLKSLHLNELPLRERDLDTLTMGLAKSVSLEHLSLAHCPIGDDGLETVCQSVKYSTSIRSVDFTACNLTWRGAEHMANIIKLQAVKRHSTAWAETLRYRKAEFETMGGLRRITLNDNILIADRGVMSLAQELTEDLWVKAVDLQRCGISNEGAQVLEKMLQCNTTLCVLDIRRNPLVGTNIVKAVIKKVLMNTKSQDSQQYLWLKPPAKDTHEHSGFMTRRNAGRASFRIGSRKASSAVCGWRPPRAGSAGHIPWRTAARAKLQRGLPPAAKTVDHSFQNASSIRVTLESESESEENENASQSQCAESVSPRENIASVQFRRLQEDYKRLQEELKECRLRLTEERNARLKASSRLLELELENDRLRNINQSLSEAPVSRSVLEDDQVLDSIESSFHKFHAFLDLLKDAGLGQMASMAGIEQEDFGVLGRPQLSSTQQMGQGHQKDEHMMGDTAITENLQRASRLQSSRSNSAASADFKNSHQLQFPSSVLHSPANHSNHSPAPLDQPMSPELQRNVYPNHTDRDPGSDKDRNSQASKSGSSGSSVRVSIHSQLSYSYKDDFEEGRISPSVSSRSSSLSQFGCVRLSGSDGQRSAAGLGGF
- the cep78 gene encoding centrosomal protein of 78 kDa isoform X2; the encoded protein is MLSSAQKRQQDSQDFKRCYESACAVQGLAPVAAVKSGLNQGELGFNPDGISLPDWAPILSALAVNKQLHHVGIRSCYLASLGSQDPYKSSRKKKTPVIHSKNMTFQLCKAVQKCLCASSRLKSLHLNELPLRERDLDTLTMGLAKSVSLEHLSLAHCPIGDDGLETVCQSVKYSTSIRSVDFTACNLTWRGAEHMANIIKLQAVKRHSTAWAETLRYRKAEFETMGGLRRITLNDNILIADRGVMSLAQELTEDLWVKAVDLQRCGISNEGAQVLEKMLQCNTTLCVLDIRRNPLVGTNIVKAVIKKVLMNTKSQDSQYLWLKPPAKDTHEHSGFMTRRNAGRASFRIGSRKASSAVCGWRPPRAGSAGHIPWRTAARAKLQRGLPPAAKTVDHSFQNASSIRVTLESESESEENENASQSQCAESVSPRENIASVQFRRLQEDYKRLQEELKECRLRLTEERNARLKASSRLLELELENDRLRNINQSLSEAPVSRSVLEDDQVLDSIESSFHKFHAFLDLLKDAGLGQMASMAGIEQEDFGVLGRPQLSSTQQMGQGHQKDEHMMGDTAITENLQRASRLQSSRSNSAASADFKNSHQLQFPSSVLHSPANHSNHSPAPLDQPMSPELQRNVYPNHTDRDPGSDKDRNSQASKSGSSGSSVRVSIHSQLSYSYKDDFEEGRISPSVSSRSSSLSQFGCVRLSGSDGQRSAAGLGGF
- the cep78 gene encoding centrosomal protein of 78 kDa isoform X4 — its product is MLSSAQKRQQDSQDFKRCYESACAVQGLAPVAAVKSGLNQGELGFNPDGISLPDWAPILSALAVNKQLHHVGIRSCYLASLGSQDPYKSSRKKKTPVIHSKNMTFQLCKAVQKCLCASSRLKSLHLNELPLRERDLDTLTMGLAKSVSLEHLSLAHCPIGDDGLETVCQSVKYSTSIRSVDFTACNLTWRGAEHMANIIKLQAVKRHSTAWAETLRYRKAEFETMGGLRRITLNDNILIADRGVMSLAQELTEDLWVKAVDLQRCGISNEGAQVLEKMLQCNTTLCVLDIRRNPLVGTNIVKAVIKKVLMNTKSQDSQQYLWLKPPAKDTHEHSGFMTRRNAGRASFRIGSRKASSAVCGWRPPRAGSAGHIPWRTAARAKLQRGLPPAAKTVDHSFQNASSIRVTLESESESEENENASQSQCAESVSPRENIASVQFRRLQEDYKRLQEELKECRLRLTEERNARLKASSRLLELELENDRLRNINQSLSEAPVSRSVLEDDQVLDSIESSFHKFHAFLDLLKDAGLGQMASMAGIEQEDFGVLGRPQLSSTQQMGQGHQKDEHMMGDTAVQYSVFPQHKDH
- the cep78 gene encoding centrosomal protein of 78 kDa isoform X3, which produces MLSSAQKRQQDSQDFKRCYESACAVQGLAPVAAVKSGLNQGELGFNPDGISLPDWAPILSALAVNKQLHHVGIRSCYLASLGSQDPYKSSRKKKTPVIHSKNMTFQLCKAVQKCLCASSRLKSLHLNELPLRERDLDTLTMGLAKSVSLEHLSLAHCPIGDDGLETVCQSVKYSTSIRSVDFTACNLTWRGAEHMANIIKLQAVKRHSTAWAETLRYRKAEFETMGGLRRITLNDNILIADRGVMSLAQELTEDLWVKAVDLQRCGISNEGAQVLEKMLQCNTTLCVLDIRRNPLVGTNIVKAVIKKVLMNTKSQDSQQYLWLKPPAKDTHEHSGFMTRRNAGRASFRIGSRKASSAVCGWRPPRAGSAGHIPWRTAARAKLQRGLPPAAKTVDHSFQNASSIRVTLESESESEENENASQSQCAESVSPRENIASVQFRRLQEDYKRLQEELKECRLRLTEERNARLKASSRLLELELENDRLRNINQSLSEAPVSRSVLEDDQVLDSIESSFHKFHAFLDLLKDAGSLKTFKERQDFSPADPTLQLLPTSRTLISFSSPLVFSTLQPTTPIILLLLWTSPCLLSYSETSIQTTQTEIQVRIKTGTAKHRNQGVQAAVSVLAFIVSCPILTKTTLRKEGSLLL